One stretch of Pseudomonas sp. NC02 DNA includes these proteins:
- a CDS encoding alpha/beta hydrolase encodes MNTFGKVLTGTLLAFSITNAFAASGDVEHNTQAFLDVLNAGTGKPMEQLTPREARAVLTGAQSGVKLTLPKADVSQKTIQVDGQPLSLTIVRPAGVKGTLPVFMFFHGGGWVLGDFPTHERLVRDLVVGSGAAAVFVNYTPSPEAHYPVAINQAYGATKWVAEHGSEINVDGKRLAVAGNSVGGNMAAVVSLMAKDRGTPSIKFQLLLWPVTDANFDTGSYNQFAEGHFLTRNMMKWFWDNYTTDTNQRAEIYASPLRASTAQLKGLPPALIQTAGSDVLRDEGEAYARKLDEAGVPVTAVRYNGMIHDYGLLNVVSQVPEVRSALLQASEELKQHLK; translated from the coding sequence ATGAACACATTTGGCAAAGTACTCACCGGCACCCTGCTCGCCTTCTCGATCACCAATGCCTTTGCGGCCAGCGGTGACGTGGAACACAACACCCAGGCGTTTCTCGATGTACTGAACGCCGGCACCGGCAAACCGATGGAGCAACTGACGCCCAGGGAAGCCCGTGCGGTGCTGACAGGCGCACAGTCAGGCGTGAAACTGACGCTGCCCAAGGCCGACGTGAGCCAGAAGACCATTCAGGTCGATGGCCAGCCGCTGAGCCTGACCATCGTGCGTCCGGCCGGGGTCAAGGGCACATTGCCGGTGTTCATGTTCTTCCACGGCGGTGGCTGGGTACTCGGGGATTTCCCGACCCACGAGCGCCTGGTGCGTGACCTGGTGGTGGGGTCCGGAGCGGCGGCGGTGTTCGTCAACTACACGCCATCACCTGAAGCGCACTACCCTGTGGCGATCAACCAGGCGTACGGGGCAACCAAGTGGGTGGCCGAACACGGCAGCGAGATCAACGTCGATGGCAAACGCCTGGCCGTCGCCGGCAACAGCGTCGGCGGCAACATGGCAGCGGTGGTCAGCCTGATGGCCAAGGACAGGGGCACTCCGTCAATCAAGTTCCAACTGCTGTTGTGGCCGGTGACCGACGCCAACTTCGACACCGGGTCCTACAACCAGTTTGCCGAAGGCCACTTCCTGACCCGCAACATGATGAAGTGGTTCTGGGACAACTACACCACCGACACCAACCAGCGCGCCGAGATCTATGCGTCGCCCCTGCGGGCAAGCACCGCGCAGCTCAAGGGTTTGCCACCTGCGTTGATTCAGACCGCAGGCTCGGACGTGCTGCGTGACGAAGGCGAAGCCTATGCCCGCAAGCTGGATGAGGCCGGTGTACCGGTGACCGCCGTGCGCTACAACGGCATGATCCATGACTACGGTTTGCTGAATGTCGTCAGCCAGGTACCGGAGGTTCGTTCGGCGCTGCTGCAGGCGTCCGAGGAACTGAAGCAACACCTGAAGTAA
- a CDS encoding elongation factor P encodes MKTGKELKPGTVIRLENDPWLVQKAEFTKSGRNSAIMKTKLKNLLTGYKTEIVYSADDKLDDVILDRKEATLSFISGDTYTFMDTTDYTMYELNAEDIEAVLPFVEEGMEDVCEAIFFEDRLVSVELPTTIVRKVAYTEGSARGDTSGKVMKPAKLANGTELQVADFIEIDDLIEIDTREGGSYKGRAKK; translated from the coding sequence ATGAAAACTGGTAAAGAACTGAAACCCGGTACAGTGATCCGTCTCGAAAACGACCCTTGGCTGGTTCAGAAAGCTGAGTTCACCAAGTCTGGTCGTAACAGCGCAATCATGAAGACCAAGCTGAAGAACCTGCTGACCGGTTACAAGACCGAGATCGTCTACAGCGCCGATGACAAACTGGACGACGTGATCCTCGACCGCAAAGAAGCGACCCTGTCCTTCATCAGCGGCGACACCTACACGTTCATGGACACCACCGACTACACCATGTACGAGCTGAACGCTGAAGACATCGAAGCCGTTCTGCCGTTCGTGGAAGAAGGCATGGAAGACGTCTGCGAAGCTATCTTCTTCGAAGACCGTCTGGTTTCCGTAGAGCTGCCGACCACTATCGTGCGTAAGGTTGCCTACACCGAAGGTTCCGCTCGCGGCGACACTTCGGGCAAGGTGATGAAGCCTGCCAAGCTGGCTAACGGTACCGAACTGCAAGTAGCCGATTTCATCGAAATCGACGACCTGATCGAGATCGACACCCGTGAAGGTGGTTCGTACAAAGGTCGCGCCAAGAAGTAA
- a CDS encoding MarR family winged helix-turn-helix transcriptional regulator: MTKPLDTCESLLLDNQLCFALHSTSLLMTKVYKPLLQALGLTYPQYLAMMVLWEEDGLTVGEISNRLLTDPGSLTPLLKRLEAEGLLSRTRSREDERVVVVELTEAGRALRDKAMDIPQCILGASGLDIEQLRKLQGDLLALRKNLQVSL, translated from the coding sequence ATGACCAAGCCCCTCGATACCTGCGAATCCTTGTTGCTCGACAACCAGCTGTGTTTTGCCCTGCATTCCACCTCGTTGTTGATGACCAAGGTCTACAAACCGCTGCTGCAAGCCCTCGGCCTGACCTATCCGCAGTACCTGGCCATGATGGTGCTGTGGGAAGAGGATGGCTTGACCGTAGGCGAAATCAGCAATCGCCTGCTGACGGATCCCGGCTCCCTGACGCCGCTGCTCAAGCGCCTGGAAGCCGAAGGCCTGCTCAGCCGCACCCGCAGCCGCGAAGACGAGCGCGTGGTGGTGGTTGAATTGACCGAGGCCGGGCGCGCCCTGCGGGACAAAGCCATGGATATTCCACAGTGCATCCTGGGCGCCAGCGGGCTGGACATCGAGCAGTTGCGCAAGCTGCAGGGCGATTTACTGGCACTGCGAAAAAACCTGCAAGTCTCCCTCTAA
- a CDS encoding class II 3-deoxy-7-phosphoheptulonate synthase produces MSQPWSPDSWRALPIQQQPQYPDAAHLSQVEQTLASYPPLVFAGEARELRRQFAEVTQGRAFLLQGGDCAESFAEFSAAKIRDTFKVLLQMAIVMTFAAGCPVVKVGRMAGQFAKPRSSNDETIDGITLPAYRGDIVNGIGFDEKSRVPDPDRLLQSYHQSTATLNLLRAFAQGGFADLHQVHKWNLDFIANSALAEKYSQLADRIDETLAFMRACGMDSSPQLRETSFFTAHEALLLNYEQAFVRRDSLTNDYYDCSAHMLWIGDRTRQLDGAHVEFLRGVNNPIGVKVGPSMNPDDLIRLIDILNPDNDPGRLNLIARMGASKVGDHLPNLIRAVQREGKQVLWSSDPMHGNTIKASSGYKTRDFAQILSEVKEFFQVHEAEGTYAGGIHIEMTGQNVTECIGGARPITEDGLSDRYHTHCDPRMNADQSLELAFLIAETLKQVKR; encoded by the coding sequence ATGAGCCAACCCTGGAGCCCCGACAGCTGGCGCGCCCTGCCGATCCAGCAACAACCCCAGTACCCTGACGCCGCGCATTTGTCGCAGGTCGAGCAAACCCTGGCGAGCTATCCGCCGCTGGTGTTTGCCGGTGAAGCCCGTGAGTTGCGCCGTCAGTTTGCCGAGGTGACCCAGGGTCGCGCCTTCCTGTTGCAAGGCGGCGATTGCGCCGAGAGTTTTGCCGAGTTCTCCGCGGCAAAAATCCGCGACACCTTCAAGGTGCTGCTGCAGATGGCGATTGTGATGACCTTCGCTGCCGGCTGCCCGGTGGTCAAGGTCGGGCGTATGGCGGGCCAGTTCGCCAAGCCGCGCTCTTCCAACGATGAAACCATCGACGGCATCACCCTGCCCGCCTACCGCGGCGATATCGTCAACGGTATCGGCTTCGACGAAAAAAGCCGCGTGCCCGATCCGGACCGCCTGCTGCAGTCCTACCACCAGTCCACCGCCACCCTGAACCTGCTGCGGGCGTTTGCCCAGGGCGGTTTTGCCGACCTGCACCAGGTGCACAAGTGGAACCTGGACTTCATCGCCAACTCCGCCCTGGCCGAGAAGTACAGCCAACTGGCCGACCGCATCGACGAAACCCTGGCCTTCATGCGTGCCTGTGGCATGGACAGCTCGCCGCAACTGCGCGAGACCAGTTTCTTCACCGCCCACGAAGCGCTGCTGCTCAACTACGAACAAGCCTTCGTGCGCCGCGACAGCCTGACCAACGACTATTACGACTGCTCGGCACACATGCTCTGGATCGGTGATCGCACCCGCCAACTGGACGGTGCCCACGTCGAATTCCTGCGCGGGGTGAACAACCCGATCGGGGTCAAGGTCGGCCCGAGCATGAACCCCGACGACCTGATCCGCCTGATCGACATCCTCAACCCGGACAACGACCCGGGCCGCCTCAACCTGATTGCGCGCATGGGTGCCAGCAAGGTCGGCGACCATCTGCCCAACCTGATCCGCGCGGTACAGCGCGAGGGCAAGCAGGTGCTGTGGAGTTCCGACCCGATGCACGGCAACACCATCAAGGCCAGCAGCGGCTACAAGACACGGGACTTCGCGCAGATTCTCAGTGAGGTGAAGGAGTTCTTCCAGGTGCATGAAGCCGAAGGCACTTACGCCGGCGGGATTCATATCGAGATGACCGGGCAGAACGTCACCGAGTGCATCGGTGGCGCACGGCCGATTACCGAAGACGGGTTGTCGGACCGCTACCACACCCACTGCGACCCACGGATGAATGCCGATCAGTCGCTGGAATTGGCATTCCTGATTGCCGAGACGCTAAAACAGGTCAAGCGTTAA
- a CDS encoding spermidine synthase: MSEERVERLLAEVHDDFGMIRVLEVADYRFLEFGDAIEQSCVFTADPSWLEYDYTRAMLIGALCHEQPESALFLGLGAGTLTQACLKFLPLEDVEAIELRPDVPRLAIEYLGLDDDPRLYIRVGDALELLPSAESADLIFVDLYTDVGPGVGHLAWTFLENCQKKLNPGGWLVINQWATDDGKPLGAALLRGLYHRHYWELPVQEGNVILLVPADLDQVLDVAALSARAEGLASRLGYSLQSLIKAIRPAT, translated from the coding sequence ATGTCTGAGGAGCGCGTCGAGCGCCTGCTGGCCGAGGTCCATGATGACTTCGGCATGATCCGCGTGCTGGAAGTGGCCGATTACCGCTTTCTCGAGTTTGGCGATGCCATCGAGCAGAGTTGTGTGTTTACTGCTGACCCGAGCTGGTTGGAGTATGACTACACCCGCGCGATGCTGATTGGGGCGTTGTGCCATGAGCAGCCGGAGAGTGCGTTGTTCCTGGGCTTGGGCGCTGGGACGTTGACCCAGGCCTGTCTGAAGTTTTTGCCTTTGGAAGATGTTGAGGCCATCGAACTGCGGCCTGATGTGCCGCGTCTGGCCATTGAGTACTTGGGGCTGGATGATGATCCTCGGCTGTATATCCGCGTTGGGGATGCGTTGGAATTGCTGCCTTCGGCTGAGTCGGCGGACCTGATTTTTGTCGACCTGTATACGGATGTTGGCCCGGGCGTTGGGCATCTGGCCTGGACGTTTTTGGAGAACTGCCAGAAGAAGCTGAATCCGGGGGGGTGGTTGGTGATTAATCAGTGGGCTACGGATGATGGGAAGCCGTTGGGAGCGGCGTTGTTGCGTGGGTTGTATCACCGGCATTATTGGGAGTTGCCGGTGCAGGAGGGGAATGTGATTTTGCTGGTGCCGGCGGATCTGGATCAGGTGCTCGATGTGGCGGCGTTGTCGGCGCGGGCTGAGGGGTTGGCGTCGCGGTTGGGGTATTCGTTGCAGTCGCTGATCAAGGCGATTCGGCCGGCTACGTAG
- a CDS encoding DUF1127 domain-containing protein, whose product MKGQRGFVLMAKRPFSGLLQLGSRWMAVHRERQLLMSMSDEALKDIGLNRGDVEQESRRHFWEDPLRK is encoded by the coding sequence ATGAAAGGTCAAAGAGGCTTTGTACTGATGGCGAAGCGGCCGTTTTCCGGGCTGCTTCAACTGGGTTCCCGGTGGATGGCCGTGCACCGTGAGCGTCAGCTGTTGATGAGCATGAGCGATGAGGCGCTCAAGGACATCGGGCTCAACCGTGGCGATGTCGAGCAGGAAAGCCGCCGGCATTTTTGGGAAGACCCGCTGCGAAAATGA
- a CDS encoding winged helix-turn-helix domain-containing protein, with amino-acid sequence MPAELSFSLKQARRLALAAQGFSGRQPPALIKAAQVNRLVERLGVLQIDSVNAVVRSHYLPLFSRLGHYSPLILEQAAWSSGRRRSLFEYWGHEASLLPMALYPLMRWRMERAARGQGIYQQMARFGREQQATIARVLGIVEQQGALGAGSLSTREERAGPWWDWSDEKHALEWLFAAGQVTVAGRRGFERLYDLPERVIPADILQQAPLDEAEAQRGLLLHSATALGVGTEKDLRDYFRLDPADSRGRLAELVEDGQLITCDVQGWKQPAYCLPEPKVPRKVPASALLSPFDSLIWERSRTERLFDFRYRLEIYTPQDKRVYGYYVLPFLHNERIAARVDLRAERAAGRLAVHAVHEEEPGLDEEGMRALALNLRQMADWLGLEQIQLNCQRASAARLRVELLTLDLF; translated from the coding sequence ATGCCCGCAGAACTGTCCTTTTCCCTCAAGCAGGCGCGACGCCTGGCGCTGGCCGCCCAGGGTTTTTCCGGGCGCCAGCCGCCGGCGTTGATCAAGGCGGCGCAGGTCAATCGCCTGGTTGAGCGTTTGGGCGTGTTGCAGATTGATTCGGTAAATGCGGTGGTGCGTTCGCACTACCTGCCGCTGTTTTCCCGTCTGGGGCATTACTCTCCGTTGATTCTAGAACAGGCCGCCTGGAGTTCGGGGCGGCGCCGCTCGCTGTTCGAATATTGGGGCCATGAGGCGTCGTTGTTGCCAATGGCGCTGTACCCATTGATGCGCTGGCGCATGGAACGGGCGGCCCGGGGGCAGGGGATCTATCAGCAAATGGCGCGTTTTGGTCGCGAGCAGCAGGCCACCATCGCCCGGGTGCTGGGCATCGTCGAACAACAAGGCGCCCTGGGTGCGGGCAGTTTGTCGACCCGCGAGGAGCGCGCCGGCCCGTGGTGGGACTGGAGCGATGAAAAGCATGCGCTGGAATGGTTGTTCGCCGCCGGCCAGGTGACCGTCGCCGGGCGGCGGGGTTTTGAGCGTTTGTATGACCTGCCGGAGCGTGTGATCCCGGCCGACATTCTCCAGCAAGCCCCCTTGGACGAGGCTGAGGCGCAACGCGGTTTGCTGCTGCACAGCGCCACGGCGCTGGGGGTGGGCACTGAAAAAGACCTGCGCGACTACTTCCGTCTGGACCCGGCCGACAGCCGTGGGCGCCTGGCGGAGCTGGTCGAGGATGGGCAATTGATCACCTGCGACGTGCAGGGCTGGAAACAGCCGGCTTATTGCCTGCCCGAGCCGAAAGTCCCGCGCAAGGTGCCTGCCAGCGCACTGTTATCGCCTTTTGATTCGCTGATCTGGGAGCGCAGCCGTACCGAGCGGTTGTTCGATTTCCGCTATCGCCTGGAGATCTACACGCCTCAGGACAAGCGGGTATATGGCTACTACGTGCTGCCGTTCCTGCACAACGAGCGGATCGCCGCGCGCGTGGATCTGCGGGCGGAACGGGCGGCCGGACGCCTGGCGGTGCACGCCGTTCACGAGGAAGAGCCGGGGCTGGACGAGGAGGGCATGCGCGCGCTGGCCCTGAATCTGCGGCAGATGGCCGACTGGCTCGGGCTTGAGCAGATACAGCTCAATTGCCAGCGGGCCAGTGCGGCACGGTTGCGGGTAGAGCTTTTAACGCTTGACCTGTTTTAG
- a CDS encoding LysR family transcriptional regulator has protein sequence MNPNTLTDQLSLFLDVLEAGSFSAAARRHPLTPSAVARRIDSLESSVGSRLFQRSTHAVVPTPAGLAFAERARRIVSELQLARAEAVSLSHAPEGLIRVDAPAAFGRRHLAPAIADFLNVYPGLDVHLHLIDSFVDMQGEHLGKVDLVLRAGHIVDTRLIATPLASIVRIACASPAYLKSRGTPTHPSQLSEHDGLDWEGLAPMFAWRFELDGRKSTYRPQRIRMSANNAEALLSGALAGLGVAHLPTWLASEYLVRGELVPLFCENGLPTPETAGIYALRLEQHANARSRLLLEYLKARFSPVPPWDLALQSGLG, from the coding sequence ATGAACCCCAATACATTGACCGATCAACTGAGCCTGTTTCTCGACGTACTGGAAGCCGGCAGCTTTTCCGCAGCCGCGCGCCGTCACCCGCTCACGCCCTCGGCCGTGGCGCGGCGCATCGACAGCCTGGAAAGCTCGGTGGGTAGCCGGCTGTTTCAACGCAGCACCCATGCGGTGGTGCCGACGCCCGCCGGCCTGGCGTTTGCCGAGCGCGCCCGGCGGATTGTCAGCGAGCTGCAACTGGCGCGGGCCGAAGCGGTGTCGCTGAGTCATGCGCCTGAAGGCTTGATCCGCGTGGACGCACCGGCGGCTTTCGGCAGGCGGCATTTGGCGCCTGCCATCGCTGACTTTCTCAATGTCTATCCGGGACTGGACGTGCACCTGCACTTGATCGACAGCTTTGTCGACATGCAGGGCGAGCATCTGGGCAAGGTCGACCTGGTGCTGCGGGCCGGGCATATCGTCGACACCCGGCTGATTGCCACGCCACTGGCCAGCATCGTGCGCATCGCTTGCGCAAGCCCGGCCTACCTGAAAAGCCGTGGCACCCCGACCCATCCCAGCCAGTTAAGCGAGCATGACGGCCTGGATTGGGAAGGCCTGGCACCGATGTTCGCCTGGCGTTTTGAGCTCGATGGGCGCAAATCCACCTACCGCCCGCAGCGCATTCGCATGAGCGCCAATAACGCCGAAGCCCTGCTTTCAGGCGCGCTGGCCGGACTGGGTGTTGCGCATCTGCCCACCTGGCTCGCCAGTGAATACCTGGTGCGCGGTGAACTGGTCCCGCTGTTCTGCGAGAACGGCCTGCCGACGCCTGAAACCGCAGGCATCTATGCGCTACGCCTGGAGCAACACGCCAACGCCCGCAGCCGCTTGTTGCTGGAATACCTCAAGGCGCGCTTCAGCCCTGTGCCGCCCTGGGACCTTGCACTGCAAAGCGGCCTGGGTTGA
- the earP gene encoding elongation factor P maturation arginine rhamnosyltransferase EarP has translation MKARWDIFCSVVDNYGDIGVTWRLARQLVAEQGCAVRLWVDDLRAFERMCPEIDVQVHQQWQEGVDVRYWPSDWPATDAADVVIAAFACQLPPDYMEAMAARDRTPLWMNLDYLSAEDWVVGCHGLPSVKFKGVQKYFFFPGFRPGTGGLLREAGLLEQRDAFQQDAAARQQFLQALGVFPVDGARMMSLFAYENAGLASWLDVLAADGRATHLLVPEGRILGDVQGWLGVESLEVGDVHRRDGLTVQVLPFVRQEQYDRLLWCCDFNAVRGEDSFVRAQWAGRPLLWHIYRQDEDIHLDKLDAFLELYTEGLSPAAKVALVGLWQAWNADGDMALCWKMLLEHWPEVTANAEKWALEQASRTDLATALVQFYVNWI, from the coding sequence ATGAAAGCCCGCTGGGATATTTTTTGCAGCGTCGTCGATAACTACGGCGACATCGGCGTGACCTGGCGCCTGGCCCGGCAATTGGTGGCGGAACAAGGGTGTGCGGTGCGCTTGTGGGTCGATGACCTGCGGGCGTTCGAACGCATGTGCCCCGAGATTGATGTGCAGGTGCACCAGCAATGGCAAGAGGGCGTCGACGTGCGCTACTGGCCCTCCGACTGGCCGGCGACCGACGCGGCAGACGTGGTGATCGCTGCGTTCGCCTGTCAATTGCCGCCTGACTACATGGAGGCGATGGCCGCACGCGACCGCACGCCGCTGTGGATGAACCTGGATTACCTGAGCGCCGAAGACTGGGTGGTCGGCTGCCACGGTTTGCCCTCGGTGAAATTCAAGGGCGTGCAAAAGTACTTCTTCTTTCCCGGATTCCGTCCCGGCACCGGTGGCTTATTGCGTGAGGCGGGGCTGCTGGAACAGCGCGATGCCTTCCAGCAAGACGCCGCCGCCCGGCAGCAGTTTCTGCAGGCGCTTGGGGTTTTCCCGGTGGACGGTGCGCGGATGATGTCGTTGTTCGCCTATGAAAACGCCGGGCTGGCCAGTTGGCTCGACGTGCTGGCGGCCGATGGGCGCGCCACTCATCTGCTGGTGCCGGAAGGGCGGATCCTCGGAGATGTGCAGGGCTGGCTGGGGGTCGAGTCATTGGAAGTAGGTGATGTGCACCGGCGCGACGGGTTGACCGTGCAAGTGCTGCCGTTTGTGCGCCAGGAGCAATACGACCGACTGTTGTGGTGCTGCGACTTCAACGCCGTGCGCGGCGAAGACTCGTTCGTGCGGGCGCAATGGGCCGGGCGGCCACTGTTGTGGCATATCTATCGCCAGGACGAAGACATTCACCTGGACAAGCTCGATGCGTTCCTTGAGTTGTATACCGAAGGTCTGTCTCCGGCTGCGAAAGTCGCGTTGGTCGGCCTTTGGCAGGCCTGGAACGCTGATGGCGATATGGCACTTTGCTGGAAAATGCTGCTGGAACACTGGCCGGAAGTGACCGCGAACGCCGAGAAATGGGCTCTGGAACAAGCCTCGCGGACCGATCTTGCGACGGCGCTGGTACAGTTTTATGTAAATTGGATATGA
- a CDS encoding sulfite exporter TauE/SafE family protein, with protein sequence MADLALYLMLGVALGTVGGLFGIGGGLIAIPVLGVFFGLDQQIAQGTALVMVVPNVMLALWRYHQRNRIELRHALPLGVMGFSFAWLGSIWAVGIDADVMRVGFIAFLLVLASYNLLRMFTHNAPPSAQMRYSWPWLGVLGAASGSMGGLFGVGGAVVATPVLTSIFGTSQVVAQGLSLALALPSTSVTLVTYAWHHEVDWLIGVPLAVGGLLSISWGVKVAHAMPERMLRGLFCGFLAVCAVMLTFKV encoded by the coding sequence GTGGCAGATTTAGCGTTGTATTTAATGCTGGGCGTAGCGTTGGGCACGGTCGGTGGCTTGTTCGGCATCGGCGGCGGGCTGATTGCCATTCCCGTGCTGGGAGTATTTTTCGGCCTCGACCAGCAGATCGCCCAAGGCACGGCCCTGGTGATGGTGGTGCCGAATGTGATGCTGGCGTTGTGGCGTTATCACCAGCGTAACCGGATTGAATTGCGTCATGCACTGCCGTTGGGCGTGATGGGTTTTTCCTTCGCCTGGCTGGGCTCGATCTGGGCGGTGGGGATCGATGCTGACGTGATGCGGGTGGGTTTTATCGCGTTTCTGCTGGTATTGGCGTCCTACAACCTGCTGCGAATGTTTACCCACAATGCACCGCCGTCAGCGCAGATGCGTTATTCCTGGCCGTGGCTTGGGGTGTTGGGCGCGGCGTCAGGCTCCATGGGTGGCTTGTTCGGGGTGGGCGGTGCAGTGGTTGCCACGCCGGTGCTGACCAGCATCTTCGGCACCAGCCAGGTGGTGGCCCAAGGGCTGTCGCTGGCCCTGGCGCTGCCGAGCACCAGCGTGACCCTGGTGACCTACGCCTGGCACCACGAAGTGGACTGGCTGATCGGCGTGCCTTTGGCCGTCGGCGGTTTGCTCAGTATCAGTTGGGGCGTGAAAGTCGCCCACGCCATGCCGGAGCGCATGTTACGCGGGCTGTTCTGCGGGTTCCTGGCGGTGTGTGCGGTGATGCTGACGTTTAAAGTTTGA
- a CDS encoding LysR family transcriptional regulator — MQYISEIDQLSSYPSIDTEVLRTFVAIADQGGFTRAGEQVNRTQSAVSMQMKRLEEDVLQRKLFERDGRQVRLTPEGQVLLGYARRILKLHSEVFNTLREPHMVGLVRIGTPDDYVMRYLPGILKRFSKAYPLIQIEMHCESSPVLMQRRDLDLTVISREPGNEIGELLRHERMVWVAAPCFCMDEHSALPLAISGLDSFCTQWARAALDAQGQEYRLAYHSSNGAAILAVVGAGLAVTINMESLVTEDLRILGTADGFPPLPSVNLRLLRNPRTTSPITECLAEYILEGFKL, encoded by the coding sequence ATGCAATACATCTCGGAGATTGATCAATTGTCCAGCTACCCGAGTATCGACACCGAGGTGCTGCGCACCTTCGTCGCCATCGCTGATCAAGGGGGCTTTACCCGCGCCGGCGAGCAGGTCAACCGCACCCAGTCGGCGGTGAGCATGCAGATGAAACGCCTGGAAGAAGATGTGTTGCAGCGCAAGTTGTTCGAGCGCGATGGTCGCCAGGTGCGGCTGACTCCGGAAGGCCAGGTGCTATTGGGCTATGCCCGCAGGATCCTGAAGCTGCACAGCGAGGTGTTCAACACCCTGCGCGAGCCGCACATGGTCGGGTTGGTGCGCATCGGCACCCCGGACGATTACGTGATGCGCTACTTGCCGGGGATTCTCAAGCGCTTCTCCAAGGCTTACCCGCTGATCCAGATTGAAATGCACTGCGAGTCGTCGCCGGTGCTGATGCAGCGCCGGGACCTCGACCTGACCGTTATCAGCCGCGAACCGGGAAATGAAATCGGCGAACTGCTGCGCCATGAACGCATGGTGTGGGTGGCGGCGCCCTGCTTCTGCATGGATGAGCACAGCGCCCTGCCCCTGGCCATTTCCGGCCTCGACAGTTTTTGCACGCAGTGGGCACGCGCCGCGCTGGACGCCCAGGGGCAGGAGTACCGACTGGCGTATCACAGCTCCAACGGGGCCGCGATCCTCGCAGTGGTGGGTGCCGGCCTGGCCGTCACGATCAATATGGAAAGCCTGGTGACCGAAGACCTGCGCATATTGGGCACAGCGGACGGTTTTCCGCCGCTGCCGTCGGTCAACCTGCGGCTGTTGCGCAACCCGCGCACCACCTCGCCGATTACCGAATGCCTCGCCGAATACATCCTCGAAGGCTTCAAACTTTAA
- a CDS encoding organic hydroperoxide resistance protein yields MQALYTAVATATGGRDGRAVSSDNILDVKLSTPKELGGAGGQATNPEQLFAAGYSACFIGALKFVASQTKRKIPDDASITAHVGIGQIPGGFGLDIDLHVSLPGLAQDDAQSLVDAAHQVCPYSNATRGNVDVRLHVTV; encoded by the coding sequence ATGCAAGCTCTCTACACCGCAGTAGCCACCGCCACCGGCGGCCGTGATGGTCGTGCTGTTTCCAGCGACAACATCCTCGATGTAAAACTCTCCACGCCAAAAGAACTGGGCGGCGCGGGTGGCCAGGCCACCAACCCGGAACAACTGTTCGCCGCCGGTTACTCCGCCTGCTTCATCGGTGCCCTGAAATTCGTCGCCAGCCAGACCAAACGCAAAATCCCGGATGACGCTTCGATCACTGCCCACGTCGGCATCGGTCAAATCCCCGGCGGTTTCGGCCTGGACATCGACCTGCACGTCAGCTTGCCCGGCCTGGCCCAGGACGACGCGCAAAGCCTGGTCGACGCTGCGCACCAGGTCTGCCCTTACTCCAACGCCACCCGTGGCAACGTCGATGTACGCCTGCACGTAACCGTCTGA